In Bactrocera oleae isolate idBacOlea1 chromosome 3, idBacOlea1, whole genome shotgun sequence, a genomic segment contains:
- the Rsph1 gene encoding radial spoke head 1 homolog: MSISDISTESELTVAEEEEDRINIGLYIGGRNAAGQRHGRGWAILPNGDQYDGQYRQGRRHGIGLYVFKDGSRYYGSYRCGHRSGRGIFIYPDGSMYEGCWRKNIKHGKGRYKYVNNDCYMGNWYRGLRHGVGVYCFKSEECGELRFKGTWRMGVRVGPFQIFYGDEDRSTILHGTWDNEYPQGPAVFTFDQRYMLMGFFQTPGMAYKIKKSDEGDTEEFGGEVETERNENGVYVDVLPSQWFAQDICCYDYAQLPQEPVPLPLSDSEVSVCSLSTVPTELTLQRSILYVGEAEEEGEGECVECIPCEGVSESEIETESEHICSQKADPCAIEIISEPKEC; the protein is encoded by the exons aTGAGTATCTCGGACATATCGACCGAATCTGAGCTAACCGTAGCCGAAGAGGAAGAAGATCGCATAAATATCGGA CTTTACATTGGCGGTCGCAATGCAGCTGGCCAACGCCATGGACGCGGATGGGCCATACTTCCCAATGGGGATCAATATGATGGACAATATCGGCAGGGCAGGCGTCATGGCATTGGATTGTACGTATTTAAAGATGGATCACGCTATTACGGGTCCTATCGATGCG GGCACCGTTCCGGTCGAGGTATTTTCATCTATCCCGACGGTAGTATGTATGAGGGTTGTTGGCGTAAGAATATAAAACATGGCAAAGGACGCTATAAGTACGTTAACAATGATTGCTACATGGGCAACTGGTACCGCGGTCTGAGGCACGGTGTTGGTGTCTATTGCTTTAAGTCCGAAGAGTGCGGAGAGCTACGTTTCAAAGGCACATGGCGCATGGGAGTTCGTGTGGGACCATtccaaatattttatggagacGAAGATCGTTCAACTATTCTACATGGAACCTGGGACAATGAGTACCCACAAGGTCCAGCTGTCTTCACTTTTGATCAACGTTACATGCTGATGGGGTTCTTTCAAACGCCTGGTATGGcgtataaaattaagaaaagtgATGAGGGCGATACGGAAGAGTTCGGCGGCGAAGTCGAAACTGAACGTAATGAGAATGGCGTATACGTCGATGTATTACCATCACAGTGGTTTGCCCAAGATATTTGCTGTTATGATTATGCTCAATTGCCACAAGAGCCTGTACCATTGCCTTTGTCTGATTCCGAGGTGTCTGTTTGCTCGTTAAGTACAGTGCCGACGGAGTTGACGCTGCAGCGTAGCATTTTATATGTTGGCGAAGCAGAAGAAGAAGGAGAGGGCGAGTGCGTGGAGTGCATACCATGTGAGGGTGTTAGTGAGAGTGAAATCGAAACGGAAAGTGAGCACATCTGCAGTCAGAAAGCTGATCCATGTGCTATCGAAATCATTAGTGAGCCAAAAGAATGTTAA
- the Alg7 gene encoding UDP-N-acetylglucosamine--dolichyl-phosphate N-acetylglucosaminephosphotransferase produces the protein MSGITIAISGLIAVCAYLSTIRMIPRFKDMFIKAGLYGKDLCKREQPQIPESFGVLIGCAFLVAMFLFIPIPFTFEEAALLDVKTGAKPATFPHEEFAEMIAALLSICCMILLGFADDVLDLRWRHKLLLPTMGTLPLLMVYYVNFNITTVIMPKFARPLLGYSLDIGIFYYIYMGMLAVFCTNAINILAGINGLEVGQSIVISASVLCFNIIELALGHQVDCHKFSIYLMLPFLAVSLALWKYNKYPSQVFVGDTYCYFAGMTFAVVGILGHFSKTLLLFFMPQILNFLYSVPQLFHFVPCPRHRLPKYDARTDLLHISTTEFHPEKLNKLGLLMVFVLRKLRLISWQQQSDGRVITNNFTLINLVLVVFGPVHEKVVTQFLMGLQVICTVCALVIRYPLASYFYDT, from the exons ATGAGTGGAATTACGATAGCTATAAGCGGTTTAATCGCCGTATGCGCTTATCTTTCTACTATTCGAATGATCCCAAGGTTCAAAGATATGTTTATTAAAGCCGGCTTGTATGGGAAAGACCTTTGTAAGCGCGAACAACCTCAAAT ACCAGAATCATTTGGGGTATTAATTGGATGCGCTTTTCTTGTGGCTATGTTTCTCTTTATACCGATTCCATTTACATTCGAAGAGGCTGCATTGCTTGACGTAAAAACCGGCGCGAAGCCTGCAACTTTTCCACATGAAGAG TTTGCTGAGATGATTGCAGCACTCTTATCTATTTGTTGTATGATTCTTCTTGGTTTCGCTGATGATGTATTAGACCTGCGTTGGCGTCACAAATTACTCCTACCAACAATGGGCACATTGCCATTATTAATGGTTTACTATGTGAATTTTAACATTACAACGGTAATAATGCCAAAGTTTGCTAGACCACTATTGGGATATTCGTTAGATATTG GCATTTTCTATTATATCTATATGGGTATGCTTGCCGTGTTTTGCACAAATGCAATAAACATCTTAGCTGGAATCAACGGCCTAGAAGTTGGTCAATCTATTGTAATTAGCGCATCCGTTTTATGCTTCAATATCATTGAATTGGCGCTTGGGCACCAAGTTGATTGTCATAAGTTCTCGATTTATCTAATGCTTCCATTTTTAGCGGTTTCTCTTGCGCTTTGGAAGTACAATAA ATATCCGTCACAAGTGTTTGTCGGTGATACATATTGCTATTTTGCTGGTATGACATTTGCTGTCGTCGGAATATTGGGACATTTTAGCAAAACTCTCTTACTCTTCTTCATGCCGCAAATTCTAAACTTTTTGTATTCAGTGCCGCAACTTTTTCACTTCGTGCCATGCCCACGACATCGTTTGCCTAAGTATGATGCTAGGACAGATCTACTACACATAAGTACGACGGAATTTCATCCGGAGAAATTGAACAAGTTAGGATTGTTAATGGTGTTTGTGCTGAGAAAGTTGAGACTAATATCGTGGCAACAACAAAGTGACGGCCGAGTAATTACCAATAATTTTACGCTTATCAATCTTGTTTTGGTTGTATTTGGACCCGTACACGAGAAGGTTGTTACGCAATTTTTGATGGGCCTACAAGTGATTTGTACGGTATGTGCACTGGTTATACGATATCCCCTGGCTAGCTACTTTTATGATACCTAA
- the Mgat3 gene encoding uncharacterized protein Mgat3: MFQRNGANATTRLACNQHLYSDIEMPDVASSTTIGGKTTLTKKLLLTLLVLAQICFISCLWLLQLGDGLNTSLNEVTAQNGNTKGFATNTDNLANKPRRGTLHGMRRVNFITNSVNVSLTDTAVSKGVLKHELSQAVIEKSQSGKESNFRKDFYLKLNRLNKTIEYRNRSGFLPELDNDVLWCFRKGSIDEQSQISNDEAAQDVVLSWEEENTQCKCRAGWHGRDCGQPEVMWRALLTSKSHFQLQHPTKTRHPNRLVYLLEGNFFNLDLLDLQISMLADIVDYFVIYIKPARKDFKTIQHWLKETLPANKYMIYQCDQVYTLNKDNCTIKQAYAHFRQQLQHNQLKLLPLKSSDLILYTDDRVLPSPEALQFLKYYAKDVRNVLFRLKYVVYGFYWQHPKQTYLNGLISSFVHMDNPSQISGDESDSSKIFEISLTANNHPAPFVIGDLNHFGGWFCKYCQQPEEIVAELQAETSSLTQVQFADTVRDHNIDVAYLQKLIATGVYVDGKMQLLRNRRYSDKYFAPALAETDNSKYGNLLVNLFESFDDDIEYEAGNY, encoded by the coding sequence ATGTTTCAACGCAACGGAGCAAATGCCACAACTCGCCTCGCGTGCAACCAGCATCTCTACTCAGACATTGAAATGCCAGATGTTGCAAGTTCAACTACAATTGGAGGCAAGACAACTTTAACTAAGAAACTACTTCTTACTTTATTGGTACTTGCCCAGATATGTTTCATTTCTTGCCTATGGTTGTTACAGCTAGGAGATGGCCTCAATACCAGCTTAAATGAGGTAACTGCGCAAAATGGTAACACCAAAGGCTTTGCAACTAATACTGACAACTTAGCTAATAAGCCACGCAGGGGAACATTGCATGGTATGAGACGTGTTAATTTTATAACCAATTCCGTAAATGTTAGTTTAACCGATACTGCGGTCAGTAAAGGAGTATTAAAGCACGAATTATCGCAAGCTGTGATCGAAAAGAGTCAATCAGGGAAAGAAAGCAATTTTAGAAAAGACTTTTATCTTAAACTGAACAGACTGAATAAAACCATAGAATATAGAAATAGAAGCGGGTTTTTGCCTGAGTTGGACAACGATGTATTGTGGTGCTTCCGTAAAGGAAGTATCGACGAACAATCTCAAATATCGAATGATGAAGCTGCACAGGATGTTGTACTTTCTTGGGAGgaagaaaacacacaatgcaagTGTAGAGCTGGTTGGCATGGGCGTGATTGTGGACAACCAGAGGTTATGTGGCGTGCATTGTTAACGTCGAAATCACATTTTCAACTGCAACACCCAACTAAGACGAGGCATCCCAATCGATTAGTTTACTTGTTGgaaggaaatttttttaatttggatttACTGGATTTACAAATAAGTATGCTCGCCGATATAGTTGACTATTTCGTAATATATATAAAGCCAGCACGAAaggattttaaaacaattcagCACTGGTTAAAAGAAACGCTCCCagctaataaatatatgatttacCAGTGTGACCAAGTGTATACGTTAAATAAAGATAACTGTACCATCAAACAGGCGTATGCACATTTCCGTCAACAGCTGCAGCACAACCAACTCAAACTATTACCACTAAAATCAAGCGATCTGATACTTTATACCGACGATCGTGTGTTACCATCACCGGAAGCGCTgcaatttcttaaatattatgcAAAGGATGTACGTAATGTACTTTTTCGACTGAAGTATGTCGTCTATGGTTTTTATTGGCAACATCCAAAACAAACCTATCTTAATGGTCTTATAAGTTCCTTTGTCCATATGGACAACCCAAGCCAAATAAGTGGTGACGAAAGTGATTCAtcaaagatatttgaaataAGCCTTACAGCAAATAATCATCCAGCACCTTTTGTCATCGGCGATTTAAATCACTTTGGCGGCTGGTTTTGCAAATACTGCCAGCAGCCGGAAGAAATTGTCGCCGAATTACAAGCTGAAACTAGTTCCTTGACACAAGTTCAATTTGCCGATACTGTAAGAGATCACAATATTGATGTGGCCTATTTACAAAAACTTATTGCAACCGGGGTTTACGTTGACGGGAAAATGCAGCTTCTGCGCAATCGTCGATATTCGGATAAATACTTTGCTCCCGCATTGGCAGAAACAGATAATTCAAAATATGGAAATCTATTGGTTAATTTATTCGAGTCATTTGATGATGACATTGAATACGAAGCCGGAAATTACTAA
- the Plap gene encoding phospholipase A-2-activating protein, protein MGTTLNDYKLSCELYGHSMDVRSVAAGWEIAEEQVIISGSRDKTVKLWKRLGQDYAESVTFQDHKNFVAFVFYLETEKWICSASNDATVAIYKEGGFVPILTLKGHDSTVCSIATGAGPKTLITGSWDTTARIWTIKETGDIASVVLRGHEAAVWSVACLVKAKKYITGGADKCIYYWNASGEKLRMLKGHTDCVRGILTMSNDSLVSCANDAVIKYWNDDGECVKELSGHTNYIYSVAANPALGENIIVSCGEDSTLRMWDLSIGEELGSAIIHPAQSVWSVTCLKNGDIVTGSSDGVVRIFTKDPARYASESASKAFEHAVATRKVQMSEEIGGIKKTDLPGPEALLTNGTREGQTKMVRHQDGSVKCYAWQLGQWTLVGDVAGASGGSQASSGKILHEGKEYDFVFSVDISDTEPPIKLPYNKGEDPWQAAQTFIHRNNLPQAYLDQVANFIIKNSQSTGNVISQPTAGGYQDPFTGGSRYVPGSNNQNLNAAGNVDPFTGGSSYSTAASHSQPKPEVNFIRGSEKHFPVSNYVTFDNCDPGKVLEKLKEFNNKLTNDSEKVSDTLLNAIIALTSTSPEVDTSSVEALHHLLRWPNDILFPVLDVARLAIRHEPIFAILNSYNFLDNILPKLNTSAANTLMIVRCLANMMRHETGRKQIEPRFAAIAAHIDQIKSGSGNLQIAIATFYLNVTISQTLSVAKSECCRIVTEGVVELLKWAIDLEACYRAIQAIGNLTTTPFGQETLAIVVSVDYVMDKIRELTNTPQSGVYAKLNSAGSALLATF, encoded by the exons ATGGGTACGACTTTAAACGATTACAAACTTAGTTGCGAGTTGTATGGTCATTCTATGGATGTACGCTCAGTTGCTGCCGGTTGGGAAATTGCGGAAGAACAAGTAATAATTTCAGGTTCTCGTGATAAAACAGTTAAATTGTGGAAACGTTTGGG GCAAGACTACGCAGAATCCGTCACTTTTCAAGATCATAAAAACTTTGTAGCTTTTGTTTTCTACCTTGAAACTGAAAAATGGATATGCTCAGCTAGTAATGATGCCACTGTCGCCATTTACAAAGAAGGCGGTTTTGTGCCCATACTAACTCTCAAAGGACACGATTCCACGGTTTGTTCAATTGCGACAGGAGCAGGGCCAAAGACTCTTATTACCGGCAGTTGGGATACAACTGCTCGTATTTGGACGATTAAAGAGACGGGTGATATCGCTTCAGTAGTGTTACGTGGTCATGAAGCAGCAGTATGGTCAGTCGCCTGCCTtgtcaaagcaaaaaaatatattactggTGGAGCAGATAAGTGCATATATTACTGGAATGCCAGTGGCGAAAAGCTACGCATGTTAAAAGGGCACACGGATTGTGTTCGTGGTATTTTAACTATGAGTAATGACTCCCTTGTTTCATGTGCCAATGATGCGGTTATAAAATATTGGAATGATGATGGTGAATGTGTAAAAGAATTGAGTGGTCATACAAATTACATATATTCCGTGGCAGCGAATCCTGCACTAGGTGAAAACATAATAGTATCCTGTGGTGAAGATAGTACATTACGAATGTGGGATTTGTCAATTGGCGAAGAATTGGGAAGTGCCATTATTCATCCTGCACAATCCGTATGGTCTGTAACTTGCTTAAAAAACGGCGACATTGTAACTGGCTCAAGTGATGGTGTGGTTCGTATATTCACAAAAGATCCTGCACGATATGCAAGTGAATCGGCCAGTAAAGCTTTTGAGCATGCGGTCGCTACGAGAAAGGTTCAAATGTCTGAAGAAATTGGAGGAATAAAAAAGACTga tTTACCTGGTCCTGAAGCTTTACTCACAAACGGCACGCGAGAAGGTCAAACAAAAATGGTGCGTCATCAGGATGGGTCGGTGAAGTGCTACGCCTGGCAGTTAGGTCAATGGACTTTAGTTGGTGATGTTGCAGGTGCTTCAGGCGGATCTCAAGCCTCTTCCGGCAAAATTTTACACGAAGGAAAG GAATACGACTTTGTTTTTTCTGTAGACATCTCAGACACTGAACCTCCAATTAAGCTGCCCTATAATAAGGGTGAAGATCCTTGGCAAGCTGCGCAAACATTTATACATCGAAACAACCTACCACAAGCCTATCTAGACCAAGTTgcgaattttataattaaaaactcgcAAAGTACTGGCAACGTGATATCTCAGCCGACCGCTGG TGGTTACCAGGATCCGTTTACGGGTGGATCAAGATATGTACCTGGTAGTAACAATCAAAACTTAAATGCCGCAGGTAACGTTGATCCGTTTACTGGTGGTTCAAGTTACTCCACAGCTGCATCGCATTCACAACCAAAACCAGAAGTTAATTTCATTAGAG GTAGTGAGAAACATTTTCCCGTCAGCAATTACGTAACTTTTGACAATTGTGATCCTGGCAAAGTATTAGAAAAATTGAA GGAATTCAATAATAAACTGACCAATGATAGTGAAAAAGTTTCGGATACGTTATTAAATGCAATTATTGCACTAACATCAACTTCGCCAGAAGTGGATACAAGCTCTGTGGAAGCTCTGCATCATTTATTACGTTGGCCTAATG acATCCTCTTTCCCGTTTTGGATGTGGCCCGTCTAGCTATACGACATGAGCCAATATTTGCGATTTTAAACTCATATAATTTCCTAGATAACATTCTGCCAAAGTTAAATACATCTGCCGCTAATACTTTAATGATAGTACGTTGCCTAGCGAATATGATGCGCCACGAAACTGGCCGGAAACAAATTGAACCTCGTTTTGCGGCCATAGCGGCACACATAGATCAAATTAAAAGTGGTAGTGGAAATTTGCAGATCGCCATCGCTACATTCTACTTGAATGTCACAATATCTCAGACACTTAGCGTGGCGAAGAGTGAATGTTGTCGTATAGTAACTGAAGGCGTCGTCGAATTGCTGAAATGGGCTATTGACTTGGAGGCATGCTATCGCGCTATTCAAGCCATTGGTAATTTAACAACCACGCCATTTGGTCAAGAGACACTTGCTATTGTCGTATCGGTGGACTATGTTATGGACAAAATACGCGAATTAACTAACACCCCACAATCGGGCGTCTACGCCAAACTCAATTCTGCGGGCAGTGCCCTGCTGGCAACTTTCTGA